One genomic window of Desulfurococcus mucosus DSM 2162 includes the following:
- a CDS encoding PhoH family protein — translation MATNVFGKISPQTPGQEEIVNALSDKRYEIIGLFGPTGSGKSLISILYGVDSVLNNRYKRFIISRPLIDVVSGKELTAADLGDSYYQLASSYIQDITSGVVEWSLIRELMEKGLIVIADSHYLRGRTFDDSIIFLDDAQSIPVESAIEIVMRIGRNSRLIIAGDPVFQRTVGSRDSASMLREILLGEDSAKVIDLGLKDIVRPGARRGIKLLLESRMRARVLNEAEKQVIDAARVRAPDADIVTVVEFVELKKHHGITGEGSPDAVIIVKEGYIGRLVGKGGERITGIEKDTGYRLRAVELSLDFKPLIRAIHPVSWIHKHIVDADFAGPNLAVKVTSEGYGAFVGQKGSHIRFLEDVMKKLLGVGVRAYEVEAKEEKKRKK, via the coding sequence CTCAAACCCCTGGTCAAGAGGAGATTGTGAACGCTCTGAGCGATAAGCGATACGAGATCATAGGCTTGTTTGGTCCAACGGGCTCGGGGAAAAGCCTTATAAGCATACTGTACGGCGTGGACTCCGTGCTCAACAACAGGTATAAGCGCTTCATAATCTCACGCCCCCTCATAGATGTTGTGTCAGGCAAGGAGCTCACGGCAGCAGACCTCGGTGACTCCTACTACCAGTTAGCGTCCTCCTACATACAGGATATAACATCCGGGGTCGTTGAGTGGAGCCTTATAAGGGAGTTAATGGAGAAGGGCTTGATAGTTATAGCTGACTCACACTACCTGCGCGGAAGAACATTCGACGACTCCATCATATTCCTCGACGACGCCCAGAGCATACCGGTGGAGAGCGCTATTGAGATAGTTATGAGGATAGGGAGGAACAGCAGGCTCATCATAGCAGGCGACCCAGTCTTCCAGAGGACTGTGGGAAGCAGGGATTCCGCAAGCATGCTAAGGGAGATCCTCCTCGGAGAGGACTCCGCCAAGGTCATAGACCTAGGGCTCAAAGACATAGTGAGACCCGGGGCCCGGAGAGGGATAAAACTCCTACTTGAATCCAGGATGAGGGCCAGAGTACTCAACGAGGCTGAGAAACAGGTAATCGACGCAGCGAGGGTACGGGCACCGGACGCCGACATAGTCACCGTGGTAGAGTTCGTGGAGTTGAAGAAGCACCATGGAATCACCGGGGAAGGATCACCGGACGCCGTGATAATAGTTAAGGAGGGATACATTGGGAGACTTGTCGGTAAAGGCGGCGAAAGAATAACCGGGATCGAGAAGGACACTGGATACAGGCTCAGGGCAGTTGAGTTATCCCTAGACTTCAAGCCGTTGATCAGAGCCATACATCCAGTGAGCTGGATACACAAGCATATAGTGGATGCAGACTTCGCAGGCCCCAACCTCGCTGTCAAGGTGACTAGTGAAGGCTACGGGGCCTTCGTGGGGCAGAAGGGCTCCCATATACGGTTCCTAGAGGACGTTATGAAGAAGCTGCTGGGCGTTGGAGTCAGAGCATATGAGGTGGAAGCTAAGGAGGAGAAGAAACGGAAGAAGTGA